A single region of the Glycine max cultivar Williams 82 chromosome 20, Glycine_max_v4.0, whole genome shotgun sequence genome encodes:
- the LOC102663448 gene encoding uncharacterized protein, with protein MRSVVSKNLFSSYQVRNLKEVNILQYADDTLFFGDVTQHNVRTLKCILRCFEKASGLKINFSKSHLGCLGKSGSWCRAAAQFLNCSHMDFPFSYLGIPIGVSSKSWSVWQPIIRKFEDKLAKWKQRSLSMGGRITLINSVLTALPIYLLSFFKIPKKVVHKIVSIQRKFLWGGQQEASKIYWVKWGTGWELANNQNQPWARILISKYGGWNELITGGKSKFHSQWWQHLKAIFQQQHTNYFDDNLKWREGLASAIEDRVLNIMWSLKIPPRASAFSWRLFKNRLPTRDNLRRRQVSLHTYSCPLCDLEEESVNHLFFNCSKTRSLWWEPMRWVNRVGPFPTDPKNHFLQFSQWNRPSYTVKRWEFLWIALSVSIWHYRNGMIFKNQPFNPEKVMDEALFHTWSWLKCVEKGFQSHFNFWSTNLKEAFS; from the exons ATGAGATCAGTTGTGTCCAAGAATCTTTTCAGCAGCTACcaagttagaaatttaaaagaGGTGAACATCCTCCAATATGCTGATGACACCCTATTTTTTGGAGATGTCACTCAACACAATGTTAGAACTTTGAAATGCATTCTGAGGTGCTTTGAAAAGGCTTCTGGCCTCAAGATAAATTTCTCTAAAAGCCATCTTGGCTGTCTGGGCAAATCTGGAAGTTGGTGCAGGGCTGCAGCTCAATTCCTTAACTGCAGTCACAtggattttcctttttcttatctCGGAATTCCAATAGGGGTGTCCTCGAAGAGCTGGAGTGTGTGGCAGCCTATTATTAGGAAGTTTGAAGACAAACTTGCAAAATGGAAGCAACGAAGCCTATCTATGGGGGGCAGAATTACTCTCATTAACTCAGTTTTAACTGCCTTACCTATCtatcttctatcttttttcAAGATTCCCAAAAAAGTGGTGCACAAGATTGTCTCCATTCAGAGAAAATTCCTTTGGGGAGGTCAGCAAGAGGCTAGCAAGATTTACTGGGTGAAGTGGGGTACA GGGTGGGAGTTGGCCAATAACCAGAACCAGCCCTGGGCTAGAATTTTAATCTCCAAATATGGTGGGTGGAATGAGCTGATCACTGGTGGAAAGAGTAAATTCCATTCTCAATGGTGGCAACACTTAAAGGCTATCTTCCAGCAGCAGCACACAAACTATTTTGATGATAACCTCAAGTGGAGG GAAGGTCTTGCTAGTGCTATTGAGGACAGGGTTCTTAACATCATGTGGAGTCTGAAAATTCCCCCAAGAGCTAGTGCTTTTTCATGGAGATTATTCAAGAACAGGCTCCCTACTAGGGATAATCTTAGAAGGAGGCAAGTGTCATTGCATACATATAGTTGCCCCTTATGTGACCTTGAAGAAGAATCTGTCAATCATCTTTTTTTCAACTGCTCCAAGACTAGGAGTCTCTGGTGGGAGCCTATGAGATGGGTTAATAGAGTGGGTCCCTTCCCCACTGACCCAAAGAATCATTTTCTGCAATTCTCTCAGTGGAATAGGCCAAGCTACACAGTCAAGAGATGGGAATTTCTTTGGATAGCTTTGTCAGTGTCCATTTGGCATTACAGAAATGGCATGATTTTCAAAAATCAGCCTTTTAATCCAGAAAAGGTCATGGATGAGGCTCTATTCCACACCTGGTCCTGGCTCAAGTGTGTGGAGAAGGGTTTCCAATCGCATTTTAATTTCTGGTCAACTAATCTGAAGGAGGCTTTTTCTTAA